From a region of the Arachis ipaensis cultivar K30076 chromosome B09, Araip1.1, whole genome shotgun sequence genome:
- the LOC107617721 gene encoding methylthioribose kinase encodes MAFSEFRPLDDNSLIEYIKSVPALSSKIGNDFDTLSVKEVGDGNLNFVFIVLNSTGSFVIKQALPYIRCIGESWPMTKERAYFEYLGLKEEGRLSPEHVPEVYHFDRTMSLIGMRYLEPPHIILRKGLIAGIEYPLLAEHMADFMAKTLFFTSLLFRTTSEHKRDVAEYCGNVELCRLTEQVVFSDPYKVSQYNRWTSPYLDRDAEAVREDNLLKLEVAELKSKFCERAQALIHGDLHTGSVMVTRESTQVIDPEFAFYGPMGFDIGAFLGNLILAYFSQDGHADQANDRKAYKEWILKTIEDTWNLFHHKFTALWDEHRNGAGEAYLPAIYNNPEVQLLVQKKYMTDLFHDSLGFGAAKMIRRIVGVAHVEDFESIADAAKRATCEKRALDLAKAILKERRKFEGIAEIVSAIRQYES; translated from the exons ATGGCCTTCTCAGAGTTCCGACCACTCGACGACAACTCCCTCATCGAATACATAAAATCAGTGCCGGCCCTCTCCTCTAAGATCGGCAACGACTTCGACACCTTGTCCGTCAAAGAAGTTGGAGATGGCAACCTTAACTTCGTCTTCATCGTTCTCAATTCCACAGGTTCTTTTGTCATCAAGCag gcTTTGCCTTATATTCGCTGCATTGGGGAGTCATGGCCGATGACGAAGGAGAGAGCATATTTTGAATACCTGGGGCTGAAAGAAGAGGGTCGCTTGAGCCCTGAGCATGTTCCTGAAGTTTACCACTTTGACCGTACAATGTCATTGATCGGCATGCGTTACTTGGAACCGCCACATATAATATTAAGAAAAGGGTTGATAGCTGGAATTGAGTACCCTTTGCTTGCAGAGCACATGGCTGATTTCATGGCCAAGACACTCTTTTTCACTTCTCTCCTTTTCCGTACAACTTCCGAGCACAAAAGGGACG TTGCCGAATATTGTGGTAATGTGGAGTTATGCAGACTCACCGAGCAGGTCGTGTTCTCTGACCCTTATAAAGTTTCTCAATATAATCGTTGGACTTCCCCTTATCTTGATCGTGATGCTGAGGCTGTTCGGGAAGACAATCTTCTGAAGCTTGAAGTTGCTGAGCTGAAATCCAA GTTCTGTGAGAGGGCCCAGGCTCTAATACATGGAGATCTGCACACTGGTTCTGTTATGGTTACCCGTGAATCAACACAAGTTATTGATCCAGAATTTGCATTTTATGGACCAATGGGTTTTGATATTGGAGCATTCCTGGGAAATTTGATTCTGGCTTACTTTTCTCAAGATGGGCATGCAGATCAAGCAAATGATCGAAAA GCGTACAAGGAGTGGATTCTTAAGACAATCGAAGATACCTGGAATCTTTTCCATCACAAATTCACTGCTCTTTGGGATGAGCACAGAAATGGTGCGGGTGAGGCATATCTTCCAGCTATATATAACAATCCTGAGGTTCAGCTGCTTGTACAGAAGAAATACATGACAGATTTGTTTCATGATAGTCTTGGGTTTGGTGCTGCCAAAATGATAAG GAGAATAGTTGGTGTAGCTCATGTTGAGGATTTTGAATCCATTGCCGATGCTGCTAAACGTGCAACATGTGAAAAGCGAGCACTTGATTTAGCTAAGGCGATTCTCAAAGAAAGGAGAAAATTTGAAGGCATTGCTGAAATTGTATCAGCAATTCGGCAATATGAATCCTGA
- the LOC107617722 gene encoding uncharacterized protein LOC107617722 — MMKHTHETTVCLFLVILAAGRMQGSSAVDYTVTNRALSTSGGVRFRDQIGAVYARQTLDKATKFIWSVFQQNSNPSDRKTVQKVSLFVDDMDGVAYTSNNEIHLSARYVGSYSGDVKTEVTGVLYHEMTHVWQWNGNGQAPGGLIEGIADFVRLKANLGPSHWVKPGQGNKWDQGYDVTARFLDYCNGLKNGFVADLNKLLKNGYSDQFFVQLLGKTVDQLWKDYKAKYGNIS; from the coding sequence ATGATGAAGCATACTCATGAAACCACCGTGTGTTTGTTCCTAGTAATCCTTGCAGCGGGAAGAATGCAAGGATCAAGTGCAGTGGACTACACCGTAACGAACAGGGCCCTCTCAACTTCAGGGGGTGTCCGATTCCGTGACCAAATAGGTGCAGTGTACGCAAGACAAACCCTTGACAAAGCCACAAAATTCATATGGTCAGTATTCCAACAAAACAGTAACCCCTCTGACAGAAAAACCGTCCAAAAAGTGAGCTTGTTCGTTGATGACATGGACGGTGTTGCGTACACCAGCAACAACGAGATCCACCTTAGTGCAAGATACGTTGGAAGCTACTCAGGTGACGTGAAGACAGAAGTGACTGGCGTCTTGTACCATGAGATGACTCACGTGTGGCAGTGGAACGGGAATGGCCAAGCCCCTGGTGGCTTGATTGAAGGGATTGCGGATTTTGTCAGGCTCAAGGCTAACCTGGGTCCTAGCCATTGGGTCAAGCCTGGCCAAGGGAATAAGTGGGACCAGGGTTATGACGTCACGGCTCGCTTTTTGGATTATTGTAATGGCCTCAAGAATGGCTTTGTTGCTGATTTGAACAAGTTGCTTAAGAATGGTTATAGTGATCAGTTCTTTGTTCAGTTGCTTGGCAAAACTGTTGATCAGTTGTGGAAGGATTATAAGGCCAAGTATGGCAACATATCATAA
- the LOC107617720 gene encoding methylthioribose kinase isoform X1, protein MAFSEFRPLHDNSLIDYIKSVPALSSKIGNDFDNLFVKEVGDGNLNFVFIVLNSAGSFVIIHALPYVRSIGESWAMTKERSYFEWLALKEKGRLCPEHVPEVYHFDRTMSLIGMRYLEPPHIILRKGLVAGIEYPLLAEHMADFMAKTLFFTSLLFRTTSEHKRDVAEYCGNVELCRLTEQVVFSDPYKVSEYNRWTSPYLDHDAEALREDNLLKLEVAELKSNFCERAQALIHGDLHTSSMMVTHESTQVIDPEFAFYGPMGYDIGAFLGNLILAYCSQDGHADQKNDRKAYKEWILKTIEDTWNLFQHKFTALWDEHRNGAGEAYLPAIYNNPEVQLLVQKKYMTDLFHDSLGFGAAKMIRRIVGVAHVEDFESIADAAKRATCEKRALDLAKTILKERRKFEGIAEIVSAIRKHES, encoded by the exons ATGGCCTTCTCAGAGTTCCGACCACTCCACGACAACTCCCTCATCGACTACATAAAATCAGTGCCTGCCCTCTCTTCTAAGATCGGCAACGACTTCGACAACTTGTTCGTCAAAGAAGTTGGAGATGGCAACCTTAACTTCGTCTTCATTGTTCTCAACTCCGCAGGTTCTTTTGTCATCATAcat GCTTTGCCGTATGTTCGTTCCATTGGAGAGTCATGGGCAATGACGAAGGAGAGATCGTATTTTGAATGGTTGGCGCTGAAAGAAAAGGGTCGCTTGTGCCCTGAGCATGTTCCTGAAGTGTACCACTTTGACCGCACAATGTCATTGATCGGCATGCGTTACTTGGAACCACCGCACATAATACTAAGAAAAGGGTTGGTAGCTGGGATTGAGTACCCTTTGCTTGCAGAGCACATGGCTGATTTCATGGCCAAGACACTCTTTTTCACTTCTCTCCTTTTCCGTACAACTTCTGAGCACAAAAGGGACG TTGCCGAATATTGTGGTAATGTGGAGTTGTGCAGACTCACTGAGCAGGTCGTGTTCTCTGACCCTTATAAAGTCTCTGAATATAATCGTTGGACTTCCCCTTATCTTGATCATGATGCTGAGGCTTTACGGGAAGACAATTTGCTGAAGCTTGAAGTTGCTGAGCTGAAATCCAA TTTCTGTGAGAGGGCCCAGGCTCTAATACATGGAGATCTGCACACTAGTTCTATGATGGTTACTCATGAATCAACACAAGTTATTGATCCTGAATTTGCATTTTATGGACCAATGGGTTATGATATTGGAGCATTCCTAGGAAATTTGATTTTGGCTTACTGTTCTCAAGATGGACATGCTGATCAAAAAAATGATCGAAAG GCGTACAAGGAGTGGATTCTTAAGACAATTGAAGATACCTGGAATCTTTTCCAGCACAAATTCACTGCTCTTTGGGATGAGCATAGAAATGGTGCTGGTGAGGCATATCTTCCAGCTATCTATAACAATCCTGAGGTTCAGCTGCTTGTACAGAAGAAATACATGACGGATTTGTTTCATGATAGTCTTGGGTTTGGTGCTGCCAAAATGATAAG GAGAATAGTTGGTGTGGCACATGTTGAAGATTTTGAATCCATTGCTGATGCTGCTAAACGTGCAACATGTGAAAAGCGGGCACTTGATTTAGCTAAGACGATTCTCAAAGAGAGGAGAAAATTTGAAGGCATTGCTGAAATTGTATCAGCAATTCGGAAACATGAATCATGA
- the LOC107617720 gene encoding methylthioribose kinase 1 isoform X2, with protein MATLTSSSLFSTPQALPYVRSIGESWAMTKERSYFEWLALKEKGRLCPEHVPEVYHFDRTMSLIGMRYLEPPHIILRKGLVAGIEYPLLAEHMADFMAKTLFFTSLLFRTTSEHKRDVAEYCGNVELCRLTEQVVFSDPYKVSEYNRWTSPYLDHDAEALREDNLLKLEVAELKSNFCERAQALIHGDLHTSSMMVTHESTQVIDPEFAFYGPMGYDIGAFLGNLILAYCSQDGHADQKNDRKAYKEWILKTIEDTWNLFQHKFTALWDEHRNGAGEAYLPAIYNNPEVQLLVQKKYMTDLFHDSLGFGAAKMIRRIVGVAHVEDFESIADAAKRATCEKRALDLAKTILKERRKFEGIAEIVSAIRKHES; from the exons ATGGCAACCTTAACTTCGTCTTCATTGTTCTCAACTCCGCAG GCTTTGCCGTATGTTCGTTCCATTGGAGAGTCATGGGCAATGACGAAGGAGAGATCGTATTTTGAATGGTTGGCGCTGAAAGAAAAGGGTCGCTTGTGCCCTGAGCATGTTCCTGAAGTGTACCACTTTGACCGCACAATGTCATTGATCGGCATGCGTTACTTGGAACCACCGCACATAATACTAAGAAAAGGGTTGGTAGCTGGGATTGAGTACCCTTTGCTTGCAGAGCACATGGCTGATTTCATGGCCAAGACACTCTTTTTCACTTCTCTCCTTTTCCGTACAACTTCTGAGCACAAAAGGGACG TTGCCGAATATTGTGGTAATGTGGAGTTGTGCAGACTCACTGAGCAGGTCGTGTTCTCTGACCCTTATAAAGTCTCTGAATATAATCGTTGGACTTCCCCTTATCTTGATCATGATGCTGAGGCTTTACGGGAAGACAATTTGCTGAAGCTTGAAGTTGCTGAGCTGAAATCCAA TTTCTGTGAGAGGGCCCAGGCTCTAATACATGGAGATCTGCACACTAGTTCTATGATGGTTACTCATGAATCAACACAAGTTATTGATCCTGAATTTGCATTTTATGGACCAATGGGTTATGATATTGGAGCATTCCTAGGAAATTTGATTTTGGCTTACTGTTCTCAAGATGGACATGCTGATCAAAAAAATGATCGAAAG GCGTACAAGGAGTGGATTCTTAAGACAATTGAAGATACCTGGAATCTTTTCCAGCACAAATTCACTGCTCTTTGGGATGAGCATAGAAATGGTGCTGGTGAGGCATATCTTCCAGCTATCTATAACAATCCTGAGGTTCAGCTGCTTGTACAGAAGAAATACATGACGGATTTGTTTCATGATAGTCTTGGGTTTGGTGCTGCCAAAATGATAAG GAGAATAGTTGGTGTGGCACATGTTGAAGATTTTGAATCCATTGCTGATGCTGCTAAACGTGCAACATGTGAAAAGCGGGCACTTGATTTAGCTAAGACGATTCTCAAAGAGAGGAGAAAATTTGAAGGCATTGCTGAAATTGTATCAGCAATTCGGAAACATGAATCATGA
- the LOC107616831 gene encoding transcription factor bHLH113-like isoform X1 produces MEAKVDFEVDNLTTATGSSSFSQLLFGDDDDHHQHALGFAAAVDHLPLFSIDKPPKMLSFGDFQPHLLLPETNATPQKSVITSSDSSSASSCNHTTTAINSMSKTNSLQKKRNWPGLQPIVKVPNSNNKKNKTENPPSSTSSGHAKQKKEKLGERIAALQQLVSPFGKTDTASVLHEAMGYIRFLHDQVQVLCSPYLQRLPSSSSSPSSFQHQCGEEEEQVKEDKRDLKSMGLCLIPLQSTLHVSSTNGADFWSPAGAANNLTPYAHHQSK; encoded by the exons ATGGAGGCCAAGGTTGATTTTGAGGTGGACAATTTGACCACAGCTACAGGGAGCAGTAGTTTCTCTCAACTACTCTTCGGAGATGACGATGATCATCATCAACATGCATTGGGTTTTGCTGCTGCTGTGGACCATCTCCCTCTTTTCTCCATTGACAAGCCACCCAAAATGCTCTCTTTTGGAGACTTTCAACCCCACCTCTTGCTCCCTGAAACCAACGCTACCCCTCAGAAATCTGTAATCACTTCAAGtgattcttcttctgcttcttcatGCAACCACACCACCACCGCCATTAACTCCATGTCCAAGACCAAT AGTTTGCAGAAAAAGCGAAATTGGCCGGGGCTACAACCCATTGTGAAGGTGCCTAACAGTAAcaacaagaagaacaaaacagagaATCCTCCGAGTTCAACTTCAAGCGGTCATGCAAAG CAGAAGAAGGAGAAACTCGGGGAACGAATTGCAGCATTGCAACAACTAGTTTCTCCCTTTGGGAAG ACAGATACAGCTTCGGTGCTTCACGAGGCAATGGGCTACATAAGATTTCTCCATGACCAAGTTCAAGTGCTATGCTCCCCTTACTTGCAGCGcttgccttcttcttcttcttctccttcttcatttcaACATCAATGT GGGGAGGAGGAGGAGCAAGTGAAAGAAGACAAGAGGGACTTGAAGAGCATGGGACTCTGCCTCATCCCCCTCCAATCCACCCTACACGTGTCAAGTACCAACGGTGCTGATTTCTGGTCACCTGCTGGTGCAGCCAACAATCTTACACCTTATGCACACCACCAATCCAAATAG
- the LOC107616831 gene encoding transcription factor bHLH113-like isoform X2, with translation MEAKVDFEVDNLTTATGSSSFSQLLFGDDDDHHQHALGFAAAVDHLPLFSIDKPPKMLSFGDFQPHLLLPETNATPQKSVITSSDSSSASSCNHTTTAINSMSKTNSLQKKRNWPGLQPIVKVPNSNNKKNKTENPPSSTSSGHAKKKEKLGERIAALQQLVSPFGKTDTASVLHEAMGYIRFLHDQVQVLCSPYLQRLPSSSSSPSSFQHQCGEEEEQVKEDKRDLKSMGLCLIPLQSTLHVSSTNGADFWSPAGAANNLTPYAHHQSK, from the exons ATGGAGGCCAAGGTTGATTTTGAGGTGGACAATTTGACCACAGCTACAGGGAGCAGTAGTTTCTCTCAACTACTCTTCGGAGATGACGATGATCATCATCAACATGCATTGGGTTTTGCTGCTGCTGTGGACCATCTCCCTCTTTTCTCCATTGACAAGCCACCCAAAATGCTCTCTTTTGGAGACTTTCAACCCCACCTCTTGCTCCCTGAAACCAACGCTACCCCTCAGAAATCTGTAATCACTTCAAGtgattcttcttctgcttcttcatGCAACCACACCACCACCGCCATTAACTCCATGTCCAAGACCAAT AGTTTGCAGAAAAAGCGAAATTGGCCGGGGCTACAACCCATTGTGAAGGTGCCTAACAGTAAcaacaagaagaacaaaacagagaATCCTCCGAGTTCAACTTCAAGCGGTCATGCAAAG AAGAAGGAGAAACTCGGGGAACGAATTGCAGCATTGCAACAACTAGTTTCTCCCTTTGGGAAG ACAGATACAGCTTCGGTGCTTCACGAGGCAATGGGCTACATAAGATTTCTCCATGACCAAGTTCAAGTGCTATGCTCCCCTTACTTGCAGCGcttgccttcttcttcttcttctccttcttcatttcaACATCAATGT GGGGAGGAGGAGGAGCAAGTGAAAGAAGACAAGAGGGACTTGAAGAGCATGGGACTCTGCCTCATCCCCCTCCAATCCACCCTACACGTGTCAAGTACCAACGGTGCTGATTTCTGGTCACCTGCTGGTGCAGCCAACAATCTTACACCTTATGCACACCACCAATCCAAATAG
- the LOC107616831 gene encoding transcription factor bHLH113-like isoform X4 — protein MEAKVDFEVDNLTTATGSSSFSQLLFGDDDDHHQHALGFAAAVDHLPLFSIDKPPKMLSFGDFQPHLLLPETNATPQKSVITSSDSSSASSCNHTTTAINSMSKTNKKRNWPGLQPIVKVPNSNNKKNKTENPPSSTSSGHAKKKEKLGERIAALQQLVSPFGKTDTASVLHEAMGYIRFLHDQVQVLCSPYLQRLPSSSSSPSSFQHQCGEEEEQVKEDKRDLKSMGLCLIPLQSTLHVSSTNGADFWSPAGAANNLTPYAHHQSK, from the exons ATGGAGGCCAAGGTTGATTTTGAGGTGGACAATTTGACCACAGCTACAGGGAGCAGTAGTTTCTCTCAACTACTCTTCGGAGATGACGATGATCATCATCAACATGCATTGGGTTTTGCTGCTGCTGTGGACCATCTCCCTCTTTTCTCCATTGACAAGCCACCCAAAATGCTCTCTTTTGGAGACTTTCAACCCCACCTCTTGCTCCCTGAAACCAACGCTACCCCTCAGAAATCTGTAATCACTTCAAGtgattcttcttctgcttcttcatGCAACCACACCACCACCGCCATTAACTCCATGTCCAAGACCAAT AAAAAGCGAAATTGGCCGGGGCTACAACCCATTGTGAAGGTGCCTAACAGTAAcaacaagaagaacaaaacagagaATCCTCCGAGTTCAACTTCAAGCGGTCATGCAAAG AAGAAGGAGAAACTCGGGGAACGAATTGCAGCATTGCAACAACTAGTTTCTCCCTTTGGGAAG ACAGATACAGCTTCGGTGCTTCACGAGGCAATGGGCTACATAAGATTTCTCCATGACCAAGTTCAAGTGCTATGCTCCCCTTACTTGCAGCGcttgccttcttcttcttcttctccttcttcatttcaACATCAATGT GGGGAGGAGGAGGAGCAAGTGAAAGAAGACAAGAGGGACTTGAAGAGCATGGGACTCTGCCTCATCCCCCTCCAATCCACCCTACACGTGTCAAGTACCAACGGTGCTGATTTCTGGTCACCTGCTGGTGCAGCCAACAATCTTACACCTTATGCACACCACCAATCCAAATAG
- the LOC107616831 gene encoding transcription factor bHLH113-like isoform X3, whose amino-acid sequence MEAKVDFEVDNLTTATGSSSFSQLLFGDDDDHHQHALGFAAAVDHLPLFSIDKPPKMLSFGDFQPHLLLPETNATPQKSVITSSDSSSASSCNHTTTAINSMSKTNKKRNWPGLQPIVKVPNSNNKKNKTENPPSSTSSGHAKQKKEKLGERIAALQQLVSPFGKTDTASVLHEAMGYIRFLHDQVQVLCSPYLQRLPSSSSSPSSFQHQCGEEEEQVKEDKRDLKSMGLCLIPLQSTLHVSSTNGADFWSPAGAANNLTPYAHHQSK is encoded by the exons ATGGAGGCCAAGGTTGATTTTGAGGTGGACAATTTGACCACAGCTACAGGGAGCAGTAGTTTCTCTCAACTACTCTTCGGAGATGACGATGATCATCATCAACATGCATTGGGTTTTGCTGCTGCTGTGGACCATCTCCCTCTTTTCTCCATTGACAAGCCACCCAAAATGCTCTCTTTTGGAGACTTTCAACCCCACCTCTTGCTCCCTGAAACCAACGCTACCCCTCAGAAATCTGTAATCACTTCAAGtgattcttcttctgcttcttcatGCAACCACACCACCACCGCCATTAACTCCATGTCCAAGACCAAT AAAAAGCGAAATTGGCCGGGGCTACAACCCATTGTGAAGGTGCCTAACAGTAAcaacaagaagaacaaaacagagaATCCTCCGAGTTCAACTTCAAGCGGTCATGCAAAG CAGAAGAAGGAGAAACTCGGGGAACGAATTGCAGCATTGCAACAACTAGTTTCTCCCTTTGGGAAG ACAGATACAGCTTCGGTGCTTCACGAGGCAATGGGCTACATAAGATTTCTCCATGACCAAGTTCAAGTGCTATGCTCCCCTTACTTGCAGCGcttgccttcttcttcttcttctccttcttcatttcaACATCAATGT GGGGAGGAGGAGGAGCAAGTGAAAGAAGACAAGAGGGACTTGAAGAGCATGGGACTCTGCCTCATCCCCCTCCAATCCACCCTACACGTGTCAAGTACCAACGGTGCTGATTTCTGGTCACCTGCTGGTGCAGCCAACAATCTTACACCTTATGCACACCACCAATCCAAATAG